The proteins below come from a single Epinephelus moara isolate mb chromosome 19, YSFRI_EMoa_1.0, whole genome shotgun sequence genomic window:
- the dact2 gene encoding dapper homolog 2, with translation MLSRKGSSAGMMSVAAGVDRSRVGERLQAALAGLQELHLLKERQSDMVSWALRMDREEPVTVVHTGPESPRVMGAEEQRLEATLTTLKQQLSRLRKQDVGLKTHLQQLDQQISELKLDVSKASTEQLESDSRPSSGFYELSDGGSCSLSNSCTSVYSECLSSSQTSLLLLPTSPANSHIPPPVQVDVCRRRSADESTTQPNPPRATGLHLGSSRIRASTEKARPRPVSTGDLDRMMAQGPCYYKSVDAKKPLMCSNLKTSTMDPKFQSNLVSRSGTEVYHYPSPLHAVALQSPIFSHGGDPATPGPLEGQGPPVNGSDTLQRAQSGHETKTLGYIDKLLLRSLNKVQNETGAETMQTHSDYHRRPTEVLTVFPEVSQKEVSVLQPLPAQTTNIIPIDSDQKRHCMTFSSQEPADNPNHNQSVRAPEVSYRYSYPTAVREYSSDEVTTLSLRKNDKPHGEYGSVIRSNSENRSGDHLQSMPQERRGYRQRVMAHSPSTEESQGFEFQAGHAASPEFVHAKFVPAGTQRVKVRQADRKTKAVKLRRKSSEKPRAMRQQHGYSSGERTREASCGNKGDQRRSGKAKVTQKFTTCHSEERRQGSGSDSSHCSPGLMYTHKVHPKPHPIPVVIKSSKSRRLQCLEYEQPVELRKRRQGADKWPSDVEMFQALCAQRQRSKEPHAQAPGSMQMVRSISAKSGQWIGPPRSFQSSISSNTFLHNLNARYPPAAFHMSSQYPPRCESEYSAECASLFHSTIAESSEGEMSDNTTNRFGDSESSQSFQSFSDSDSSLSLDEEYQVDSQDERGLVWAEAALGPTAAGRSLQHLPRPEPSACRIKASRALKKKIRRFQPASLKVMTLV, from the exons ATGTTGAGCAGAAAGGGGTCTAGTGCGGGGATGATGAGTGTCGCAGCCGGAGTGGACCGCAGCAGGGTCGGGGAGAGGCTGCAGGCTGCTCTGGCCGGGCTGCAGGAGCTGCATCTGCTGAAGGAAAGGCAGAGCGACATGGTGAGCTGGGCGCTGAGGATGGACCGAGAGGAGCCGGTCACTGTTGTCCACACAGGCCCGGAGAGTCCTAGGGTGATGGGGGCTGAGGAGCAGCGGCTGGAGGCGACCCTGACAACCCTGAAGCAACAGCTG TCTCGTCTACGAAAACAGGATGTTGGCCTGAAGACTCATTTGCAGCAGCTGGATCAACAGATCAGTGAGCTGAAGCTGGACGTGAGCAAGGCCTCCACAGAGCAGCTGGAGAGTGACAGTAGGCCAAGTTCAG GTTTCTATGAGCTCAGTGATGGCGGCTCTTGCTCCTTGTCCAACTCCTGCACCTCCGTGTACAGCGAGTGTCTGTCATCCTCTCAGACAAGCCTTCTCCTCCTTCCCACGAGTCCTGCAAATTCCCACATTCCCCCGCCAGTACAAGTAGACGTATGCCGCCGACGTTCCGCTGATGAGAGCACCACCCAGCCCAACCCTCCGCGGGCCACAGGCCTCCATCTGGGCAGCAGCAGGATCCGAGCAAGCACCGAAAAGGCTCGACCGAGACCTGTGTCAACAG GTGATCTTGATAGGATGATGGCTCAAGGACCATGCTACTACAAATCCGTGGATGCAAAGAAACCCTTGATGTGCTCAAACCTGAAGACCTCCACAATGGACCCCAAGTTCCAAAGCAACCTGGTGTCTCGCAGTGGGACAGAAGTGTACCACTACCCCAGCCCCCTGCACGCTGTGGCTCTCCAGAGTCCAATCTTCTCCCATGGAGGTGACCCAGCAACACCTGGACCTCTAGAGGGCCAAGGCCCCCCAGTGAATGGTTCTGACACTCTCCAGAGGGCACAAAGTGGTCATGAGACCAAGACCCTTGGTTATATTGACAAGCTCCTCCTGCGCAGCTTGAACAAAGTCCAGAATGAAACAGGCGCAGAGACtatgcagacacacagtgactaTCACAGGAGACCCACTGAAGTTTTAACTGTGTTTCCTGAAGTATCTCAGAAAGAGGTGTCTGTGCTGCAGCCTCTTCCAGCCCAGACCACAAACATCATCCCAATAGATAGTGACCAGAAGAGACACTGCATGACATTTTCCAGCCAAGAGCCAGCTGATAACCCAAACCACAATCAGTCAGTGAGAGCCCCAGAGGTTTCATACCGATACTCCTATCCTACTGCAGTGAGGGAGTACAGCTCTGATGAGGTCACCACTTTATCTCTGAGGAAGAATGATAAACCCCATGGAGAATATGGTAGCGTAATAAGAAGCAATTCAGAGAATAGATCTGGGGATCATTTACAGTCAATGCCACAAGAGAGGCGGGGTTATAGGCAAAGAGTAATGGCCCACAGCCCCAGCACAGAGGAGAGTCAAGGCTTTGAGTTTCAAGCTGGTCACGCAGCTTCCCCTGAGTTTGTCCATGCCAAATTTGTCCCCGCTGGAACTCAGAGGGTCAAGGTGAGACAAGCAGACCGTAAAACCAAAGCTGTGAAACTGAGACGAAAAAGCAGCGAGAAGCCTCGAGCCATGAGGCAGCAACATGGCTACTCTTCGGGTGAAAGGACCAGAGAGGCCAGTTGTGGAAACAAGGGGGATCAGAGAAGATCAGGAAAAGCAAAAGTGACCCAGAAATTCaccacctgtcactcagaggAGCGTAGACAGGGCTCAGGCTCAGACTCTAGCCACTGTAGCCCTGGACTCATGTATACCCACAAGGTCCATCCTAAGCCACATCCCATCCCTGTTGTTATTAAGTCCAGCAAAAGCCGCAGACTGCAGTGCCTGGAGTATGAGCAGCCTGTAgagctgaggaagaggaggcagggGGCTGACAAATGGCCGTCCGATGTAGAGATGTTCCAGGCCTTATGTGCTCAGCGTCAGAGGTCAAAAGAGCCTCATGCTCAGGCCCCAGGGAGCATGCAGATGGTCCGCAGTATCAGTGCCAAGTCAGGCCAGTGGATAGGACCTCCTCGCTCCTTCCAATCCTCCATCTCCTCTAACACTTTCCTTCACAATCTTAATGCCAGATACCCTCCAGCAGCCTTCCACATGTCCAGCCAATACCCACCCAGATGTGAGTCTGAGTACTCGGCTGAatgcgcctcactgtttcactCCACCATTGCTGAAAGCAGCGAGGGGGAGATGAGTGATAACACCACCAACCGCTTCGGAGATAGCGAGTCCAGCCAGAGTTTCCAGTCCTTCTCAGACTCTGACAGCAGTCTGTCCCTGGACGAGGAGTACCAGGTGGACAGCCAGGATGAGAGAGGTCTGGTGTGGGCTGAGGCAGCTCTGGGGCCCACCGCTGCTGGACGGTCCCTCCAGCATCTCCCACGCCCCGAGCCATCAGCCTGCCGCATCAAAGCTTCCCGTGCCCTGAAGAAGAAGATTCGTCGGTTTCAGCCTGCTTCCCTGAAGGTCATGACCCTGGTGTAG